A single genomic interval of Shinella zoogloeoides harbors:
- a CDS encoding ABC transporter ATP-binding protein, which translates to MLQSLLSLRGISKSYGPIKANQEIDLDVADRSIHAILGENGAGKSTLMKLIYGVEQPDEGTVLWQGDTLALASPAEARRRGIGMVFQHFSLFETLTVVENIQLVMPGRKADLVERIRALGQDFGLEVDPLAHVHALSVGERQRVEIIRCLMTDPKLLILDEPTSVLPPQLVDKLFDTLRRLRDGGVSILFISHKLEEIRAICDRATILRAGRVTGNIDPREHDAHDLARMMIGRDMPEPMPAEPMAGGAKQLEIDGLSHTPDDPFAVTLSDINLTVRAGEIVGIAGVSGNGQSELAALISGETRLARAEAGRVRMMGEDVGAFGPAARRERGFAFVPEDRLGRGAVPEMSLVLNGLLTAHPLKLLKHGLVDRAQATAFANACIRDYDVRTPGPEAEAGALSGGNLQKFIVGREIMLAPKLLFVAQPTWGVDIGAASAIRRRLVALRNAGMAILVISEELEELFEVADTIQVLYHGRLSPPLVKRDTRVEEIGRYMIGARPEKATA; encoded by the coding sequence ATGTTGCAGTCCCTCCTGTCGCTTCGCGGCATTTCGAAGAGCTACGGGCCGATCAAGGCCAACCAGGAGATCGACCTGGACGTGGCCGACCGGTCGATCCATGCGATCCTCGGAGAGAACGGGGCGGGCAAGTCGACGCTGATGAAGCTGATCTACGGCGTCGAGCAACCGGACGAAGGCACCGTCCTCTGGCAGGGCGACACGCTCGCCCTCGCCTCGCCCGCCGAGGCCCGGCGGCGCGGCATCGGCATGGTCTTCCAGCACTTCTCGCTGTTCGAGACCCTGACGGTGGTGGAGAACATCCAGCTCGTCATGCCGGGCCGCAAGGCCGACCTCGTCGAGCGCATCCGTGCACTCGGCCAGGATTTCGGGCTTGAGGTCGATCCGCTCGCCCATGTCCATGCCTTGTCGGTCGGCGAGCGGCAGCGGGTGGAGATCATCCGCTGCCTCATGACCGATCCGAAACTGCTGATCCTCGACGAGCCGACCTCGGTTCTGCCGCCGCAGCTCGTCGACAAGCTTTTCGATACGCTCCGGCGCCTGCGCGACGGCGGCGTCTCCATCCTCTTCATCTCGCACAAGCTGGAGGAGATCCGGGCGATCTGCGACCGGGCGACGATCCTGCGCGCCGGCCGCGTCACCGGCAATATCGACCCGCGCGAACACGACGCCCACGACCTCGCCCGCATGATGATCGGCCGCGACATGCCCGAGCCGATGCCTGCCGAGCCGATGGCCGGCGGGGCGAAGCAGCTCGAGATCGACGGCCTCAGTCACACGCCGGACGATCCTTTCGCCGTCACCCTTTCCGATATCAACCTCACGGTGCGCGCGGGCGAGATTGTCGGCATTGCCGGCGTCTCCGGTAACGGGCAGAGCGAGCTTGCCGCGCTGATTTCCGGCGAAACCCGGCTGGCGCGGGCCGAGGCCGGCCGCGTCCGCATGATGGGCGAGGATGTCGGCGCGTTCGGTCCGGCCGCCCGCCGCGAGCGCGGCTTCGCCTTTGTGCCCGAGGACCGGCTCGGCCGCGGCGCCGTGCCCGAAATGTCGCTGGTGCTGAACGGCCTTCTCACCGCCCATCCGCTGAAGCTCCTGAAGCACGGCCTCGTGGACAGGGCGCAGGCGACGGCCTTCGCCAATGCCTGCATCCGCGACTACGACGTGCGCACGCCCGGCCCTGAGGCCGAGGCCGGTGCGCTCTCCGGCGGCAACCTGCAGAAATTCATCGTCGGCCGCGAGATCATGCTGGCGCCCAAGCTACTCTTCGTCGCGCAGCCGACCTGGGGCGTCGATATCGGCGCAGCCTCGGCCATCCGCCGCCGGCTGGTGGCGCTGCGCAATGCCGGCATGGCGATCCTCGTCATTTCCGAGGAGCTGGAAGAACTGTTCGAAGTCGCCGATACCATCCAGGTCCTCTATCACGGCCGCCTCAGCCCGCCGCTCGTGAAGCGCGACACCAGGGTGGAGGAAATCGGCCGCTACATGATCGGCGCAAGGCCGGAAAAGGCGACAGCATGA
- a CDS encoding BMP family ABC transporter substrate-binding protein, whose translation MTHLTRRNLMKAAAATGLAGALGSRLAFAADEPLGITLVVPSPIGDVGWGHALSASLEPVKAAYGDKVKVTVLENIMEGPDADRIMTKAVADGNKFLIAGSFGYQNGALQIARRDPSVTVLHASGYQVAPNFSPFAAKYFQGTYLLGMASAALSKSGKLGSVSAFAIPELITSINAFALGAQAVNPNIEVSVVWVNSWFDPAKEQEAAKALIAQGCDVIFSNAQDTPSVVAACEEAGVFSFNLNSSMKQYAEKTYLGCVATDWSPFFKASVDAHLAGTFKGANAFLGVADKVVQVVDWNPAVPADMMAKIKETEAKIADGSFSPFTGPLTKADGSEGVAAGVVMTDAEIVAMDWHVKGVTTPLPQ comes from the coding sequence ATGACCCACCTGACCCGCAGAAACCTGATGAAGGCCGCTGCCGCAACCGGCCTTGCCGGCGCACTCGGAAGCCGCCTCGCCTTCGCCGCCGACGAACCGCTCGGCATCACGCTCGTCGTGCCCTCGCCCATCGGCGACGTGGGCTGGGGCCATGCCCTTTCCGCCAGCCTCGAGCCGGTGAAGGCCGCCTATGGCGACAAGGTGAAGGTCACCGTGCTGGAAAACATCATGGAAGGCCCCGACGCCGACCGCATCATGACCAAGGCCGTCGCCGACGGGAACAAGTTCCTGATCGCCGGCTCCTTCGGCTACCAGAACGGCGCGCTGCAGATCGCCCGCCGCGATCCGAGCGTCACCGTGCTGCACGCTTCGGGCTATCAGGTCGCACCGAACTTCTCGCCGTTCGCCGCGAAGTATTTCCAGGGCACCTACCTGCTCGGCATGGCCTCCGCCGCCCTTTCCAAGAGCGGCAAGCTCGGTTCCGTTTCGGCCTTCGCCATTCCGGAACTGATCACCTCCATCAACGCCTTCGCGCTGGGCGCGCAGGCCGTGAACCCGAATATCGAGGTCTCCGTCGTCTGGGTCAATTCCTGGTTCGACCCGGCCAAGGAGCAGGAAGCCGCCAAGGCGCTGATCGCACAGGGCTGCGACGTCATCTTCTCCAACGCACAGGACACGCCCTCGGTCGTGGCCGCCTGCGAGGAGGCCGGCGTCTTCTCCTTCAACCTCAACTCCTCCATGAAGCAATATGCCGAGAAGACCTATCTCGGCTGCGTCGCCACCGACTGGTCGCCCTTCTTCAAGGCCTCGGTCGATGCGCATCTTGCCGGCACCTTCAAGGGCGCGAACGCCTTCCTCGGCGTTGCCGACAAGGTCGTGCAGGTCGTCGACTGGAACCCGGCCGTCCCGGCCGACATGATGGCCAAGATCAAGGAGACCGAGGCGAAGATCGCCGACGGCAGCTTCTCGCCCTTCACCGGCCCGCTCACCAAGGCGGACGGCAGCGAGGGCGTGGCGGCCGGCGTCGTCATGACCGACGCCGAGATCGTCGCCATGGACTGGCACGTCAAGGGCGTCACCACGCCGCTGCCGCAGTAA
- a CDS encoding amidohydrolase: MAGHLLKNCAAVIVDDGNGPTVRRNVDLLTEGPAVKAIGANLTAGPLPAGTAVQDADGWFVYPGLVNTHHHFFQCFVRNRADLDWTKLSVIEWLDRIYPIFSQLNENCFYHSSVTAMAELIKHGCTTAFDHQYNFPRHAGKRLVDRQFEAADLLGMRFHAGRGGNTLPKSEGSTIPDAMLETTDEFIADCARLIDTYHDAGRFSMRQVVVAPCQPVNCYRETFVESVALARDRGVFLHTHVGEGESPVIAARHGMRTVDYLEELGFAGPDAFYAHCWELTHDELKTMAASGTGVSHCPEPVYLVGAEVTDIPAMAAFGLRIGLGCDGAASNDNSNLMHCLHSAYMLQCLVASTRKHPVPVPADFLGYGTTGGASLLGRADIGRLAPGMAADLFAIDTRRMDYVGTRHDPLSLLPRVGIGMATDMTMINGRIVWQDGAFPGLDEAELAANAEAALATVEF, from the coding sequence ATGGCCGGCCATCTGCTGAAGAACTGCGCGGCCGTGATCGTCGACGACGGCAACGGCCCCACGGTGCGCCGCAATGTCGATCTCCTGACCGAGGGACCGGCGGTCAAGGCCATCGGCGCGAACCTTACCGCCGGCCCGCTTCCCGCCGGCACCGCGGTTCAGGATGCCGACGGCTGGTTCGTCTATCCCGGCCTCGTCAACACGCATCACCACTTCTTCCAGTGCTTCGTGCGCAACCGCGCCGATCTCGACTGGACGAAGCTTTCGGTCATCGAGTGGCTGGACCGCATCTACCCGATCTTCTCGCAGCTCAACGAGAACTGCTTCTACCATTCCTCCGTCACCGCCATGGCCGAGCTGATCAAGCACGGCTGCACCACCGCCTTCGACCACCAGTACAATTTTCCGCGCCATGCCGGAAAACGGCTGGTCGACCGGCAGTTCGAGGCGGCCGACCTTCTCGGCATGCGCTTCCATGCGGGCCGCGGCGGCAACACGCTGCCGAAATCGGAAGGCTCGACCATTCCCGACGCCATGCTGGAGACGACGGACGAGTTCATCGCCGATTGCGCCCGGCTGATCGACACCTATCACGATGCCGGCCGCTTCAGCATGCGCCAGGTCGTCGTCGCGCCCTGCCAGCCGGTCAACTGCTACCGCGAGACCTTCGTGGAATCCGTGGCGCTGGCGCGGGACCGCGGCGTCTTCCTGCACACCCATGTCGGCGAAGGCGAAAGCCCGGTCATCGCGGCGCGCCACGGCATGCGCACCGTGGATTACCTGGAGGAACTGGGCTTTGCCGGTCCGGACGCCTTCTATGCCCATTGCTGGGAACTGACCCATGACGAGCTGAAGACCATGGCGGCGAGCGGCACGGGCGTTTCCCACTGCCCCGAGCCGGTCTATCTCGTCGGGGCCGAGGTGACCGACATTCCCGCCATGGCCGCCTTCGGTCTGCGTATCGGACTTGGCTGCGACGGCGCGGCCTCCAACGACAATTCCAACCTGATGCACTGCCTGCACTCGGCCTATATGCTGCAATGCCTCGTCGCCTCGACGCGAAAGCATCCCGTGCCGGTTCCGGCCGATTTCCTCGGCTACGGCACGACGGGCGGTGCAAGCCTGCTCGGTCGGGCGGATATCGGCCGGCTCGCGCCCGGCATGGCCGCCGATCTCTTCGCCATCGACACGCGCCGGATGGATTATGTCGGCACCCGGCACGACCCGCTCAGCCTCCTGCCCCGCGTCGGCATCGGCATGGCGACGGACATGACGATGATCAACGGCCGCATCGTCTGGCAGGACGGCGCGTTTCCGGGCCTCGACGAGGCAGAGCTTGCCGCGAATGCCGAAGCGGCGCTCGCCACCGTGGAATTCTGA
- a CDS encoding glutathione S-transferase family protein, translated as MKLYDYILSPSCYKVRLMAALTGVTLDLRAVDFHPGLEHRGPELLALNPAGSIPILVDGDLLLTESSAMLVHLAAEAAPDWLAGDTPREAARIQQWLSFSGRLTGSLGGARLHEMLLRPGDIGALQSQGIAALRELELGLVEQTERGQRFLAADRPTVADVACFPYVALAPDGGVPLDPYPAIRLWSRRLRSLPGFIEMPGIHRLHDLKPEPQYEASEG; from the coding sequence ATGAAGCTCTACGACTACATTCTCTCGCCGAGCTGCTACAAGGTGCGGCTGATGGCGGCGCTGACCGGCGTCACACTCGACCTGCGCGCCGTCGATTTCCATCCCGGCCTGGAGCATCGCGGCCCCGAGCTGCTGGCGCTCAACCCGGCCGGTTCGATCCCCATCCTGGTGGACGGCGACCTGCTGCTCACCGAGTCCTCGGCCATGCTCGTCCATCTGGCCGCCGAAGCCGCGCCGGACTGGCTCGCCGGCGACACGCCGCGGGAAGCAGCCCGCATTCAGCAATGGCTCTCCTTCTCCGGCCGGCTCACCGGAAGCCTCGGCGGCGCACGGCTGCACGAGATGCTGCTGAGGCCCGGCGATATCGGCGCGCTCCAGTCGCAAGGCATCGCCGCCCTTCGCGAGCTGGAACTCGGCCTCGTCGAGCAGACCGAGCGCGGCCAGCGTTTCCTTGCCGCCGACCGGCCGACCGTAGCCGATGTCGCCTGCTTCCCCTATGTGGCGCTCGCCCCGGACGGCGGCGTGCCGCTCGATCCCTATCCGGCGATCCGCCTCTGGTCCCGCCGGCTTCGCTCCCTGCCCGGCTTCATCGAGATGCCCGGCATCCACCGGCTGCACGACCTGAAGCCGGAACCGCAGTACGAAGCGAGCGAGGGCTGA
- a CDS encoding aromatic ring-hydroxylating oxygenase subunit alpha yields MTAGSIGAMLDEWYPVGIFAQLGPSGRKTRLMGEPIEVAADGNGGASVTDSTGRALPVRVRYGHVWTSLGAPKKELFAIPEADQPGRRFVDVGVVRVRCSPLRAVENFLDIAHFPFVHTDILGAEPHTEVQAYKVEIREDVDEVWATQVEFYQPQAAKSASGGINTQYMYRVAAPTSTVLYKTCPPRPSEWDVITLFVQPLDEDLCDVWPWMALFDDDTPMTDLIHFQQTIFLQDRSILENQVPRLLPLDPGMEMPTRADLTSVAYRRWLKRHNYTYGAQLVAQ; encoded by the coding sequence ATGACCGCAGGATCCATAGGCGCCATGCTCGACGAATGGTATCCGGTCGGCATCTTCGCCCAGCTCGGGCCGTCAGGCCGCAAGACGAGGCTGATGGGTGAGCCGATCGAGGTCGCCGCAGACGGCAATGGCGGCGCCAGCGTGACCGACAGCACTGGCCGCGCGCTGCCGGTGCGCGTGCGCTACGGCCATGTCTGGACCTCGTTGGGCGCGCCGAAAAAGGAGCTTTTCGCGATTCCCGAGGCCGACCAGCCGGGCCGGCGCTTCGTCGATGTCGGCGTGGTGCGCGTGCGCTGCTCGCCCTTGCGCGCCGTCGAGAACTTCCTCGACATCGCCCATTTCCCCTTCGTGCACACCGATATCCTTGGCGCCGAGCCGCATACGGAAGTGCAGGCATACAAGGTCGAGATCCGCGAGGACGTGGACGAGGTCTGGGCGACCCAGGTGGAGTTCTACCAGCCGCAGGCCGCCAAGTCGGCCAGCGGCGGCATCAACACGCAATACATGTATCGCGTCGCCGCCCCCACCTCCACCGTCCTCTACAAGACCTGCCCGCCGCGGCCGAGCGAATGGGACGTCATCACGCTCTTCGTGCAGCCGCTCGACGAGGACCTCTGCGACGTCTGGCCCTGGATGGCGCTCTTCGACGACGACACGCCGATGACCGACCTCATCCACTTCCAGCAGACGATCTTCCTGCAGGATCGCTCGATCCTGGAGAACCAGGTGCCACGGCTCCTGCCGCTCGATCCCGGCATGGAAATGCCGACCCGCGCGGACCTGACCTCCGTCGCCTACCGGCGCTGGCTGAAACGCCACAACTATACCTACGGCGCGCAACTGGTGGCGCAATGA
- a CDS encoding Rieske (2Fe-2S) protein, translating to MHSDTAGSWVPVALSSDLPAATVIPAHIPAGPLALWRSQSGRVSASADRCPHRGMSLSHGFVRGEALSCIYHGWSYGPAGNCLRIPAHPGLTPPEAIRTVTHPVTEADGVVWVAVGEPAGEPPALAGRVPLRSLTAFADIAAIEAAAGARANAGGFVETETTSLLLSSTREGETLIHVLVAADAGPAARIAAARAAEGLRRTAEDLQKKGAAQ from the coding sequence ATGCACTCCGATACGGCAGGCTCCTGGGTGCCGGTCGCCCTCTCTTCGGATTTGCCGGCGGCAACCGTCATTCCAGCCCATATCCCGGCAGGTCCCCTCGCCCTCTGGCGCAGCCAGTCCGGCCGTGTCTCGGCCTCGGCCGACCGATGTCCGCATCGTGGCATGAGCCTGTCGCACGGCTTCGTGCGCGGCGAGGCTTTGTCCTGCATCTATCACGGCTGGAGCTACGGCCCGGCCGGCAACTGTCTGCGCATTCCCGCCCATCCGGGACTGACGCCACCCGAGGCGATCCGTACCGTCACCCATCCCGTCACGGAAGCGGACGGCGTGGTCTGGGTGGCCGTCGGCGAGCCGGCCGGGGAGCCGCCGGCTCTTGCAGGCCGCGTTCCGCTGCGCTCGCTCACCGCCTTCGCGGACATCGCCGCGATCGAGGCCGCAGCCGGTGCCCGGGCGAACGCCGGAGGTTTCGTGGAAACGGAAACCACAAGCCTTCTGCTGTCGTCCACGCGGGAGGGTGAGACACTCATCCATGTGCTGGTCGCGGCCGACGCCGGGCCAGCCGCGCGCATCGCGGCCGCCCGCGCCGCCGAGGGCCTACGGCGCACGGCCGAGGACCTCCAGAAGAAGGGAGCCGCGCAATGA
- a CDS encoding acylphosphatase — protein sequence MTEQNQSRLRERMTILGELDAETFVPWIRRHAARLGLFETISHTGPDRIELDVAGPPELIDMMEVGCSLGPIEVWVETISRRPIDNGCE from the coding sequence ATGACAGAGCAAAACCAGAGCCGGCTGCGGGAGCGGATGACGATCCTCGGCGAACTCGACGCGGAGACCTTCGTGCCGTGGATCCGGCGTCATGCCGCAAGGCTCGGGCTTTTCGAGACCATATCCCATACCGGTCCCGACCGGATAGAACTGGACGTGGCCGGCCCGCCAGAACTCATCGACATGATGGAGGTCGGCTGCTCGCTCGGCCCCATCGAGGTATGGGTCGAAACGATAAGCCGCAGGCCCATCGACAACGGCTGTGAATAG
- a CDS encoding CHAT domain-containing tetratricopeptide repeat protein has protein sequence MPSSLPFIRIAAVFLFTLLTFPAFAQAPTQEAGRRSDAVAAEMLALSDKGDVQGALRMAEAASARFRKEGEAWLSASYAVSAATYALRMGDAAHVDAAYYPRMRSLLAILEPVEETRANLLIETLMDAKGRLKQSRKQDELAAFYEKRIRRAHGAGTEPDIDARIRTAYSVLESGRLDDGRKRLCAALAASAKTGLHAVTLRHYTDAARSFHKSGLNEDAAALFKEAETTPAASADVRELADFYLAYAEFRTAVPDAQQHFVPLYTMATNLYARFYGHESEQLIHANDKLATALSGVGQYGTAIDLERRKYEIAQSSLGADNTITWRIANNLADMLRGLGSPSRALQYDLEVLENRTRHYGRNHFNTLVSANNTAQNYLDLGDHANARRYFSLCLDISKALGDPVTIAGMEAWVDYADLASGARPLDATAVRRMNALITDSTYPAILSMKAAYLLADHFAREGDAARRLKHLQQAYSIAAGEMSTGHPLSFAGRIAIANARAETDPKLAAEEFSGIDRDMLAWVYLQVSVAGGREVGEAVRAMADDMLYDYARLAERDPAAVPAFADAAQRWPSLATDDADNVLKLSRMIDPADRQTAGLLDRIDRLSRITRETFAADVEQDLAYSYLTETKRLEGELNDRLVSRYDLDREKVLASTLPTPRDLLGADQALVQYFTTRKWRADRDAADAIADTRLYAIVWRKNAAPVLRALGDPRDLLASDAQLVAALQTRERSGGNRGLLVDIGERAFARLHSRLIAPVEDVLAGTETLFIVPDGRLFALPFSLLEDPKGKLLEERFTLRLLTEPEALYRAVTDGALPAQGRVVLAGGIDYAKDGEAGATPLPGTLREVEAIGQALAGPGVTVETLTGGEASEAALRARMAGAAVAHLATHGAYGSPRNGGASNVDTLWQSEVILAYSGDARAMHRDETDGRLYAFELMGWDLSGLDLLVLSACETGRGDEAFVGGVRGLPTAASLAGAKRALLTLWPVADDGTADFMVRFYEHLKQGRTYAAALRDTRRDAIEGKIPTAHDPLVWAAFVLFEN, from the coding sequence ATGCCCTCGTCTCTCCCCTTCATCCGCATCGCCGCCGTTTTTCTCTTTACCCTTCTGACCTTTCCAGCCTTCGCGCAGGCTCCCACGCAGGAGGCGGGCCGCCGTTCTGATGCCGTTGCGGCCGAGATGCTGGCGCTTTCCGACAAGGGAGACGTGCAGGGCGCGCTGCGCATGGCGGAGGCGGCGAGCGCTCGCTTCAGGAAAGAGGGCGAGGCGTGGCTTTCCGCAAGCTATGCCGTCTCGGCCGCCACCTATGCGCTGCGCATGGGCGATGCCGCCCATGTGGACGCCGCCTATTATCCCCGCATGCGGTCGCTTCTGGCGATCCTCGAGCCGGTGGAGGAAACGCGGGCCAACCTGCTGATCGAGACGCTGATGGATGCCAAGGGCCGCCTGAAGCAGAGCCGCAAGCAGGACGAACTAGCGGCGTTCTATGAAAAGCGTATCCGCAGGGCGCACGGCGCGGGCACCGAGCCGGATATCGACGCACGGATACGCACGGCCTACAGCGTGCTCGAAAGCGGCCGTCTGGACGATGGCCGCAAGCGGCTGTGCGCGGCGCTCGCCGCCTCGGCGAAGACCGGGCTTCATGCCGTGACGCTGAGACACTACACGGATGCGGCCCGCAGTTTCCACAAGAGCGGCCTCAACGAGGACGCGGCTGCATTGTTCAAGGAGGCGGAAACGACGCCGGCGGCCAGCGCGGATGTCAGGGAACTGGCCGACTTCTACCTCGCCTATGCCGAGTTCCGCACGGCGGTGCCGGACGCGCAGCAGCATTTCGTGCCGCTCTATACGATGGCGACCAATCTCTACGCCCGCTTCTACGGCCATGAATCCGAGCAGCTCATCCATGCGAACGACAAGCTCGCGACGGCGCTTTCCGGCGTCGGGCAATACGGCACGGCCATCGATCTCGAACGGCGCAAATACGAGATCGCGCAGTCCTCGCTCGGCGCGGACAACACGATTACCTGGCGCATCGCCAACAATCTGGCGGATATGCTGCGCGGCCTCGGCTCGCCCTCGCGCGCCCTGCAATACGATCTGGAGGTCCTGGAGAACCGGACCCGCCACTACGGCCGGAACCACTTCAACACGCTGGTCAGCGCCAACAACACGGCGCAGAACTATCTCGACCTCGGCGACCATGCGAATGCGCGCCGCTACTTCTCGCTTTGCCTCGATATTTCAAAGGCTCTCGGCGATCCGGTGACGATAGCCGGCATGGAAGCCTGGGTCGACTATGCCGATCTTGCCTCCGGCGCCCGGCCGCTCGATGCGACCGCCGTCCGCCGCATGAATGCCCTCATCACGGATTCGACCTACCCGGCCATCCTCAGCATGAAGGCGGCCTACCTGCTGGCGGACCATTTCGCGCGGGAAGGCGATGCGGCACGGCGGCTCAAGCATCTGCAGCAGGCCTACAGCATCGCCGCGGGGGAGATGAGCACGGGTCACCCGCTTTCCTTCGCGGGCCGCATCGCCATTGCGAACGCCAGGGCCGAAACCGATCCGAAGCTTGCTGCGGAAGAGTTTTCCGGCATCGACCGCGACATGCTCGCCTGGGTTTACCTGCAGGTCTCGGTCGCCGGCGGCCGGGAGGTGGGCGAGGCTGTGCGCGCCATGGCCGACGACATGCTCTACGATTACGCGCGGCTTGCCGAACGCGACCCCGCGGCCGTTCCGGCCTTTGCCGATGCCGCCCAGCGCTGGCCTTCGCTGGCGACCGACGACGCTGACAACGTGCTGAAGCTTTCCCGCATGATCGACCCGGCGGATAGGCAGACCGCCGGCCTGCTCGACCGCATCGACCGCCTGTCGCGCATCACCCGGGAAACCTTCGCGGCGGATGTGGAGCAGGATCTGGCCTATAGCTATCTCACCGAGACGAAGCGTCTGGAGGGCGAGCTCAACGATCGTCTCGTCTCGCGCTACGATCTCGACCGCGAAAAGGTGCTGGCCAGCACGTTGCCGACGCCGCGCGACCTTCTTGGCGCGGACCAGGCGCTCGTCCAGTATTTCACGACCCGCAAGTGGCGCGCCGACCGGGATGCGGCCGACGCCATCGCCGACACGCGGCTCTATGCCATTGTGTGGCGCAAGAATGCGGCGCCCGTCCTGCGCGCGCTCGGCGATCCGCGCGATCTCCTGGCGAGCGACGCGCAGCTCGTCGCCGCGCTCCAGACGCGCGAGCGCAGCGGCGGAAATCGCGGGCTGCTGGTCGATATCGGCGAGCGTGCCTTCGCCCGGCTGCACTCGCGGCTCATCGCGCCGGTCGAGGATGTGCTCGCGGGCACTGAGACGCTCTTCATCGTGCCGGACGGGCGGCTTTTCGCCTTGCCTTTCTCCCTGCTGGAGGACCCGAAAGGCAAGCTTCTGGAGGAGCGTTTCACCCTGCGGCTGCTGACGGAGCCGGAGGCGCTCTACCGGGCGGTGACGGATGGCGCGCTGCCGGCGCAAGGCCGGGTGGTCCTTGCCGGTGGGATCGATTATGCGAAGGACGGAGAGGCGGGGGCGACGCCCCTGCCGGGCACGCTGCGCGAGGTCGAGGCGATCGGCCAGGCGCTGGCCGGCCCGGGCGTCACGGTGGAGACCCTGACTGGCGGAGAGGCGAGCGAGGCGGCGTTGCGCGCGCGCATGGCCGGAGCGGCGGTGGCCCATCTCGCCACGCACGGCGCCTATGGCAGCCCGAGGAACGGCGGTGCGAGCAATGTCGATACGCTGTGGCAGAGCGAGGTCATCCTCGCCTATTCCGGTGACGCGCGCGCCATGCACCGGGACGAGACCGACGGCCGGCTCTACGCTTTCGAGCTGATGGGCTGGGACCTCTCCGGTCTCGATCTCCTCGTGCTGTCCGCCTGCGAGACGGGGCGTGGCGACGAAGCCTTCGTCGGCGGCGTGCGGGGCCTGCCGACCGCGGCGAGCCTTGCCGGCGCGAAACGCGCGCTTCTCACCCTCTGGCCCGTTGCCGACGACGGCACGGCCGATTTCATGGTGCGGTTCTACGAGCACCTGAAACAGGGGCGGACCTATGCGGCCGCCCTGCGCGACACGCGGCGGGACGCCATCGAGGGGAAAATCCCGACGGCGCACGACCCGCTTGTCTGGGCCGCCTTCGTGCTTTTCGAGAATTAG
- the ocd gene encoding ornithine cyclodeaminase gives MTTEPKLNVVPFVSVDDMMKLVLKVGIDRFLTELAAVIEEDFRRWPVFDKTPRVASHSQEGVIELMPTSDGTLYGFKYVNGHPKNTRDGRQTVTAFGVLSDVGNGYPMLLTEMTILTALRTAATSAVAAKYLARPNARTMAIIGNGAQSEFQARAFKSLLGIDTLRLYDLDASATRKCARNLAGLGFTIVECSSVEEAVEGADIVTTVTADKQYATILSDNHVGPGVHINAVGGDCPGKTELSKDILLRSDIFVEYPPQTRIEGEIQQLAPEHPVIELWQVMTGEVEGRRSADQITLFDSVGFAIEDFSALRYVRDKISEHGMFAELDLLADPDEPRDLYGMLLRCEKKLNAA, from the coding sequence ATGACCACCGAACCGAAACTGAACGTCGTTCCGTTCGTCAGCGTCGACGACATGATGAAGCTGGTCCTGAAGGTCGGCATCGACCGGTTCCTGACGGAACTGGCCGCCGTCATCGAGGAGGATTTCCGCCGCTGGCCGGTCTTCGACAAGACCCCGCGCGTCGCCTCCCATTCGCAGGAAGGCGTCATCGAGCTGATGCCGACCAGCGACGGCACGCTGTACGGCTTCAAATATGTCAACGGCCACCCGAAGAACACGCGTGACGGCCGCCAGACCGTGACGGCCTTCGGCGTTCTTTCCGATGTCGGCAACGGCTATCCCATGCTGCTGACCGAGATGACGATCCTGACCGCGCTGCGCACCGCGGCGACCTCGGCCGTCGCGGCGAAGTACCTCGCCCGCCCGAACGCCCGCACCATGGCCATCATCGGCAACGGCGCACAGAGCGAATTCCAGGCCCGCGCCTTCAAATCGCTCCTCGGCATCGACACGCTGCGCCTCTACGACCTCGACGCCTCGGCAACGCGCAAATGCGCCCGTAACCTTGCCGGCCTCGGCTTCACCATCGTGGAATGCTCCTCGGTCGAGGAAGCCGTCGAGGGCGCCGACATCGTCACCACCGTTACCGCCGACAAGCAGTACGCGACGATCCTTTCGGACAACCATGTCGGCCCGGGCGTGCATATCAACGCGGTCGGCGGCGACTGCCCCGGCAAGACCGAACTCAGCAAGGATATCCTGCTGCGCTCGGACATCTTCGTCGAATATCCGCCTCAGACGCGCATCGAGGGCGAAATCCAGCAGCTTGCCCCCGAGCACCCCGTCATCGAACTCTGGCAGGTGATGACCGGCGAGGTCGAAGGCCGCCGGAGCGCCGACCAGATCACGCTCTTCGACAGCGTCGGCTTTGCCATCGAGGACTTCTCGGCGCTGCGCTACGTGCGGGACAAGATCTCCGAGCACGGCATGTTCGCCGAACTCGACCTTCTCGCCGACCCTGATGAGCCCCGCGACCTCTACGGCATGCTGCTGCGCTGCGAGAAGAAGCTGAACGCCGCTTAA